The Populus trichocarpa isolate Nisqually-1 chromosome 18, P.trichocarpa_v4.1, whole genome shotgun sequence genomic interval ttcatttatctaAACAAACTGCCTCCACAGGCATGAACCTTGTTGGCAATTCATTAGGAAAGCCTAGTTTgtatgatttttcttgtttccgTCTAAAAGGGTAACTGCGTGTGATTTGATACTGATAGCAGGGATCTGTAGCTAAGCTAGTCACTTAGTTCCTATTACTTCCGTTGCTGCACTTGACTTTAGCCTGTACTAGGAAAAGTAATATTAGTTTGGAGCAATGGCAGGAGGTTTCGTCGATGCAGGAAATCTTAAGAGAGCTCATCTTTATGAGTACAAGATAACTGGTTATTTCATTTTTGCTTGCATCGTTGCAGCATTAGGAGGATCACTTTTTGGATATGATCTTGGTGTTTCAGGtcagtttttcttaatttgattcttttagCTGTGATGTCTTTACTTTTCTATAGAAGCGAAAAAGACATGAACAAAAGATTTTATTACACGCACGCTCGCACGTATATAATGACCCGATTCTTATAGTAAACGGATTTCTACATACCTTGGTTTCAGGTGGAGTCACTTCCATGGATGATTTCTTGGTAGAATTCTTCCCAGATGTTTACAGAAGGAAGCACGCACATCTCCGCGAGACAGATTACTGCAAATATGATGACCAAGTTTTGACTCTCTTTACATCCTCGTTGTACTTTGCGGCCCTCGTTAGCACATTCGGGGCCTCCTATGTAACAAGAAGCCGAGGTAGGAGGGCTAGCATCCTTGTTGGAGCTGTCAGCTTCTTTACAGGAGCACTTGTCAACGCTTTTGCAAAGAACATTACAATGCTGATCATAGGACGATGCTTTCTTGGTGCGGGCATTGGATTCAGCAACCAAGTAATTAATTTAGCCCACTACtctgaatcaaaataataataacaataatgttATGTAATGGTTCTCTGTTTAATTTACTGATTGTAATCTTGCTGGGATTTTGGTATAGGCTGTTCCCTTGTACCTATCAGAAATGGCTCCGGCAAAAGTCCGAGGTGCAGTTAATCAACTTTTTCAACTGACAACCTGCTTAGGAATCCTAGTAGCAAACTTCATTAATTATGGAACCGAAAAGATTCATCCATGGGGATGGAGGCTATCTCTTGGCTTAGCTACAGTTCCTGCAACTATAATGTTTGTTGGTGGTATTTTCCTACCTGAGACCCCTAACAGTCTTGTAGAACAAGGAAAACTAGAGGAAGCCAGAAGAGTATTGGAGAAAGTTAGAGGCACAACGCGGGTTGATGCTGAGTTTGCTGATCTTGTTGATGCAAGTAATGAAGCAAGAGCCATAAAGCATCCTTTCAGGAATCTTCTTGCGAGGAAGAACCGACCCCAGTTCATAATTGGGGCCTTGGCGATCCCTGCATTTCAACAACTCACTGGCATGAACTCCATACTCTTCTACGCTCCCGTCTTATTTCAGAGCTTGGGTTTTAGCAACGACGCATCTCTATTTTCATCTGTGATAACCAATGCAGCACTTGTTGTTGGTGCACTCATTTCAATGGCTTTAGTAGACAAATTTGGCAGAAGAGCTTTCTTCTTGGAAGCCGGGACTGAAATGTTCTTCGTCATGGTAActctcttttaagttttaatcaaCCCTGTAAAAACACATATATATGCACAGCatatagttaaaatattatagCACCCCATATCCATAATTGTCTTTGTTTGATTTGCAGATTGCTGTGACCATAACTTTGGCCTTGAAGTTCGGAGAAGGAAAGCCAATCCCCAAAGGAATTGGCATCTTCCTTGTGATTGCCATTTGTTTGTTTGTCCTGGCTTATGGAAGGTCATGGGGTCCTCTTGGATGGCTTGTTCCAAGTGAGCTCTTCCCCTTGGAGATGAGGTCTGCTGGTCAGAGTGTGGTGGTCTGCGTCAACATGATCTTCACAGCTTTGATAGCACAGTGTTTCCTTATCTCACTCTGTCACCTTAAATATGGAATTTTCTTGCTGTTCGGTGGTTTAATTTTCATCATGAGtgccttcatcttcttcttcctgccAGAAACAAAGCAAGTACCGATTGAGGAGGTGTATCTTCTCTGGCAAAACCACTGGTTCTGGAAGAGGATAGTGGGAACCGGGCCTTCGTCAGCATCACAAGTATAGATAATAATCTGCTGGAATATGGAAAACATAGTTGCTGTTATGGATTATGTTCTACAAGGACTCTGCAATGTCTGTAAGAGTACATTATCAATTTCACAAGCCCTGTCAGTTTCAAAAAAGGAATACGTTATGCATTTGATGATGTTTGAAATCCATTACGCTCAGAATtagaaatatgatttttttggtgattGGATAATGTGTTTAAGGTATTCATGCTATTAGAGTTTTTCTCCATGGCAAAGGGAAGGTGGTAGTTAGATCTAAAAATCCTAACACTGCAAATCAGTTATTTTTGGGTGGTTTTGTGGAATTTCAAAGCTTAAACtagtattttttagataaaaaatataataaatatacaataacaaaaaaaaaaaatctaaaaataaagtgtttatttttattttgctatgaAAATAAGTACTGTGTATGATGTATGGAAGgtgaattgttatttatttatttttttaaaaaaatatttttatcctcggttattataattatttttctttttaaattcgaCACATCGAttatcattttctattttttcttatttaattgaaatatagtcaacttatttgataaattcaacTCTACAACCTATAacatcacatattttttttagatgacaATTTAGCAAGTTCATCTACCCCTAGGCTTCCTTGTGGTAATGAATCTACATAATGTTCGTCGagatcttttcttcttcaaactTTTGAACTCTTCCTCTCGCTAACTCCCATGTTGTGACTTGTTTAGCTTCCAAATCCCCAATATTTtcttgcttctctctctcttgagCCACAGCCTTACATGGTCAGTGACTAAAAACAAGACCAGGAAGAAAAGACTGGGAAAAGCAACTGCCTTTTGATAAACCTCGTCAGCATCCAGATTTTCATCTACGATGACAACTGCACTTCCAATTTCAACAGCTTGTTTCTACAATTCTAAAACCCTCTTGCATAATACTCACTGGACTAGTCAGTTCACTAAAATCTTGCGCACCAAGCATTTTGGAGCTCTTTCCAGTACTGAGGCGTCAGATTCCGATGACGTAGTATTAGCGTTCGATCAATATACCCTAAAATCAACCAATATTGCCTGCCAGCATTATCTGGTGAGGTTTTACTTGCATAGATTTCTGTTGTCGTTGAAATAGAAACCTTAGCAGCAGACGTCTCATCTATGTCTTTTTCGGAGAGAACCTCTCCTTGCTCTTCAGAATCTATAGATGTCTTCATATTCAATGTGCTCGCATCTTTAACTAAGAAAGGGAGGGAGTTTCATTTTGTTGTGGAAGAGAAAAACATTACAAAACTACCTCTAATCTAATTGCTGGCTCACATTTGTCCAAATATCAACAGCACTCCACACTCTCCTTCTCCTTCGCTCCCGATGCGCATGTTTTATGCCGCAAACCATCTCTCCCTGCCCCCGCACCAAACTACATTTAGCATCCTTCTttctttcacacacacacacacacacacacacacacactttaatcTCCTCTTGCCTCAAAGCCTCACCTAATATCTCCTCTCTACTCTTCACCTACCGAGTAGCCTGAACCGGCTTTAGTCCCTTCTTATCCGGGGAggcaaaacaaaccaaaatcaatCTCTTTCAACTTCTCCTCGCGCAGTTTCAACGGCTTTACCTTCTGCGTCTCCATGCAGCTGTACTTGAACTCGAACGGCGTGGCGTCTCTGACATAGGAGACGCCGTCCTCGCTTAGCTTGATGTCGGCTTTCATGTCATTGGGTGGTTCGGCGTTGTTTTGCGGTTGGGGCATTCTGGTAATTTTGCTGCGAAATGCGGGGTGGAATCTTTTCAGGGGTTAGGACTGTTTGGATTTATTATTGAGGGAGGTGAAGGTGTGTCAgtggatattaaaaaaaagaattttcttcGGTGGCGTTATTCAGGTCGTGACAATGTTGGTAGCAGAAGTGAAGCGACGATGGCGGCGGATATCGTCTTCGGTTTCTCGGCGTTGGCGTTGTTCCATTGAGAGAAGCGAACCTCGGTGGGATGGGTTAGGGTTTGGTGGTGCAAAGATTGGGAATAGgattggaaataattttttagcgcCGTTAAGTGAATGAGTTGGGGTTTAGGAAGAAAGAACTGGGAAGAGATGAAACGATGTCGGTTTTTGTtgggaattatttttattgtagtgGTCTGTTTGTAATTTTAGGCAAATAATAAGGACAGGTTGTGTTCATGAAAAGGACAAGAGGATTAGATACGGAGAGACAGTCACCGACAGACAGCTGAGAGTGGCTGGGCTACTTACTGAAAAGCTAATCGAGGTCGTTCTTTCATGGAGGGAGCTCTAACAGGTAACACTACTTCAGTTTTCATGGCTTTGATGTTGATTTAGTAAGGTTTAAGTTCCTaaggttttttgtgttttctggCGTGTGGTGCTTACCTCTTGTCTCCTTTGGTAACTGAGAGAAGCAGCTTTCGGTGGACTATCCTTCGATTAGTTTCTAATATAAGAAAAGACTTCAACTTTTGGCTATTGATTTGGATATACTTTCCTAGACTCTTCATTTGATTAGTCAAGGCTTAGCTTCAAATACTTGCAAGGGAgggagtgatttttttttatggcctGTCAGATTGCTGAGCTTGATTTAAATAGTTGGTGATAGCACACTTGTGTGATATGGAAACCTCTGCCCTTTTTCAGAGGTTATGTCTTGTAGAGATTAGGAGATTGCTGATGGTTATTGGTGTGGCCATTATTGTCATCAttctttttcaatgttttgCACTTCCCTATGGGAAAGGTTGGTCTGTATCATCTGCTGATGAGGATTCTGTAGTTATGCTGATCAGCAATCCCATCTTATcaaacagttcaaagtcaagcATACGTGTATTTCATATCATGACAAATGGTTCTGATTCATCTGATTTGGGTGAAGAAGCTCGGGATgaggatgaaatagaaaacacagatGCAGACTATGAGTTGTCATCTAATAAGATTGAACAAAATGATGTCTTGCTCAAGTTGGGGGAAATGCTCGGTAAAAGTACAGACAATACTTCTTCACAGGAAAAATCTATAGAAACTGGAAGCAAACACCTGAAGCAGGTTGGCGAAACTGAAATCTTGGAAGCAACCACGAGCTCAACATTTGGAGGAATTCAAAGTAATGTTGGCACTGTGCCAAGTGTATTATTGGGTATTTCTAAAAAGAATGGGGAAAATAGGGATAGAGATTCAATAACCTCTGACTCATTCTTCCCTACCAAGGTAATTTCTTTGGACCATATGGAGACGCAAACCAAGAATGCTGAATTATTGCAGACCATTTCTGTCACTTTGAACAATAATTCTACGAGGGATAGTATATCCACATTGAAGAGGTGGGAGCAGTCCACGTCAATATCCCAAATGAATTCACTATTGCTTCAGAGTCTTGTTTATTCCCATTCTATGGTAAGAATTCATAGTTTCAAGAATCTGTTTGAATGGTAGGAAGGAGTTTTGTTTGTTGGAACTTTcacttatttcttttattggtAATAGAAGCCACGACGGTTGTCTGTTCGTGATCGTGAACTTCTGTCAGCAAAATTGGAGATAGAGAATGCTCCTCGTGTAGATAACCCTCCTGGACTTTATGCCTCTGCCTTTCGAAATATTTCCATGTTCAAAAGGTGAGCCTCTTTAAATGTTcagtattttatataattatatctatgagccatttcatatttaatgtttcttctctcttttaatCACCTGGTAAGTTATTCTACATGTGAGGAATGCCTTATGGTGTGGTAAAATATTGGTAAGACTAGCATATGTGCAGTGATCTAGAATACTGGGCAGTATCTGGGGTATTTGTGGGTCGCAGAAGATTTCTATCCATTCTGCAGCATATCTAGACATCAACATGCCAATCTCTGTAGCATTGTGAAATTTTTGGCCAACATAATGATTTTTCTACACGCAACCTGTTgtgctctctttctctctaccCCCCcaatcacaaaataattaacGCCTAATATTTGAAGCAGGGAACACTAGTATTTTGCTTCATGAACATTCATTCACAGTATGCTAATGGTTTTTACTTACATTgtatttttccaataatttcaGTTCCTTGATTACTTGACTCAATAACATtctgagattgatgaatcataaTATTGCTCTGAACTCTGGGATCTAGTACATCAACTGCAAAATTATGCCTGCATGCAGCTCCACCTGAGTTCCTGAAGAGATGCCATGTGTTTTTGAATACTTGATCTGCATGATGGTTGGAGAATTACCTCTTATAGAAACTGAGCTAAAGCTTCCATATATTTCATTTGCAGGAGTTACGAGTTGATGGAACGCATGCTCAAAGTTTATGTCTATAAGGAAGGAGAAAAACCCATATTTCACCAGTCAAAGATGAGGGGAATATATGCCTCAGAAGGATGGTTTATGAAGCTGATAGAGGGAAACAAAAAGTTTGTAGTGCGGGACCCAAGAAAAGCTCATCTGTTTTACTTACCATTTAGTCCGCATATGTTAAGGACGGCCCTGTTTGATCACAATTCTCTCAATCAAAAGGAACTTGCAGAATTTTTGAAGAACTATGTGGATTTAGTTGCTAAAAAGTATAGTTTCTGGAATAGAACTGGAGGAACAGATCATTTTCTTGTTGGCTGTCATGACTGGGTATGCTTTACAGTTCTGTGCATCATACAGATTTAATTCAGTGTTATCAGAAGCATCCAATGACATGCATTCGACTTTGTAGGCTGGCTGCAGGCAAACCCTTATTCATGGCCACATGACCAAACAGTTAGGCAGAATTAATTTGCAGAATTAACTATCATCCTTGGCCACAAGCCTCCTTGCCTAGTTTGATTGTACTTATTTGTGAGATTGGACTGATAACTTTGAGAAGTTTGAATGGTGCTCATAGGGAGACTCATCTGAGTGCCCTGGATAGCAAAGGACCTGAATTATGATGGTTTTTAGTAATAGAGTAATTATTGACCATAATGATATGTAACTTGCTATTGTGTAGCTAATCCTAGTCTTACTGTCATATTTCTCTGATAATTCTGGGTAGCAGCTCATTTGATTTCATATTGACTTTCAGGCCTCCCAAATGACGAGGCATCATATGAGGAATTGCATCAGGGTTCTTTGCAACTCCAATGTTGCCAAAGGTTTCAAGATAGGCAAGGATACTACTCTGCCTGTTACATACATACGTTCTGTTGAGAACCCTCTAAAAGAACTTGGTGGAAAATCTCCTTCAGAAAGGCCGATTCTGGCCTTTTTTGCAGGAAACATGCATGGTTATCTCCGACCAATTCTGCTGGAGTACTGGGAAAATAAGGAACCTGACATGAAAATCCTTGGTCCGATGTCTCGTGATATTGCAGGCAAAAGAAGATACCGGGAGTATATGAAGAGAAGCAAATATTGCATATGTGCCAGGGGTTATGAAGTTCACACGCCACGAGTGGTTGAATCAATTTTCTACGAGTGTGTGCCAGTCATCATATCAGACAATTACGTGCCTCCTCTTTTTGAGGTATTGAACTGGGAGGCGTTTTCTGTATTTATTCAAGAGAAAGATATCCCAAATTTGAGAAACATTCTGCTTTCGATCCCACAAGAGAAGTACGTTGCAATGCAGTTAGGAGTTAAGAAGGTGCAACAGCATTTCCTTTGGCACAAAAAACCTGtgaagtatgatttatttcatatgATTCTTCATTCAGTTTGGCACAGCAGAGTTTTTCAGATGGAAAGCAAATGACGGTGTTAATACTTTGCGTTTCTGGGTAATGGAAAGCAGAGAAAAGTGGGAAAAATCACAGGGTAAAACACCATGATGTAATGTTTAAGAGAAGCATGGGATTACTTGAGACAGTTGGTACAGTAATCATATTTGTATGTTGTTTTATGTACATAAATTGTGCAGAGCAACAGGTGTGTACTATTGACTGTGGAAGCTGAATATTTCATTCAAGGCTTTGCTTTGTTGGTGATAACTCTGACCTCCATCCTGGCAACTATGGTCACCCTTCCAGTCATCCACCACGGTGGCATTGGCCGGCAGAAGacctgtttctttttctttctttttttaaaaaagatggcAAAATGTCGTGTACCACTGCCATCCTCTGGCCCTGTTGGGGACCAGATGGGAATGCCATTGTTTCCCCTCTTTTGCTTTTCTCATTCATTTTCTATACAATATTAGAACCGAAAAGGGAAAAAGTATGTTTCAATAATTTAGCTTTAATCATAACGTTGCAAAAACTTGGTGTGATTTTGATAATGTAGTCGACATCTTTCTGGGTAAATAAATGGAgcttaaatttaaagtttaatgaaGATTTTGAGTCATATGTACATTTGATGTTATTCTATCCTTTCGACCAAAAGTTGggacaaagacaaaaaaatcagCAGTTATGTTAAAACTAATatcacattaaattaaatcaatacaGTATAAtactgatgtttttttattttacacctTCATGTCATATTAACTCTAATATCATTACAATTCAATCTAAGTTTATGACATATAACTTTATTAATATCTACAAATAGCATGCttagattaatatttaacaAGATATTACTTTCATCATTTTAAGTAATGTTATTATtcacatgaaaaacaatataataacataatataaagAAGTTAAACatatcatacaaaaaaaaacaatataataacataatataaagAAGTTCAACatatcatacaaaaaaaataataaaattaattttgattattcgAATACAATCCAAACAAAATTGCATGAAATCAACACTCATTGCTTAAATTCATAGCTAAACCAAtaacaatttcaagaaaattcaagaaattctAATTTCAAACCAACTCTAAATAATAATCTATTCACAACTAaactaataacaataatatagaTTGGAAGCATGGTTgtagttacttttcaaagtgcttttcattcgaaaatgtatcaaaataatgtttttttttattttaaaaaattatttttgacatcagcacatcaaaatgatctaaaaacaccaaaacaatattaatttgaagcaaaaaaaaaaaaatttatttttttaaaacaattttaaaatgtaaaaacaaatagaagagTTTTTTTTGGTGATATTTTATGGTGAAATATGTGAgtttttcgggtttttttttttttttcctttcacgGAGAGAGGGGCTGGGTCTTGGGGTTTTTTTTGGAGAGGGGTGTGGACTGGTTTTGTGGTAGGGAGATGAGAGGGCATAGTTAAATTTTACAACATTTCACAATTTAGAATtgcaatattttaaattactgCTATTTCTGAATCATCATAAATTTAAACagtattatttcattatttttttatttttaaagtagaaGACAAATGTACATGGAACCCACCTGACATCTCTCTACAGTTGACCCATTCGTTCAATTCTCTCAGGATCTATTAGGAGTGGGGcaaatatggttttttaaagtattttttttaaaaatatattaatatttttaaaatttatttatgatactaatatatgatttaaaaaataattttttaaaaaaaataattaaagtttttttttttaaatactattgAACCACGATGGACCCGGTTAGCATCCACTTGCGTCTTGCGAgagatgaaatcatgaaaatgaCAGATGCAGTCAGTCTAAATTATCCCACAATCAaataataactatataaaattaaaaaaaaagaaaatagataagcaaaataaataaataaaggaaatagCAAGTTGTGTCTGTCATAGGTGAAGTAAACGTCTCTTTCtgcttcttctttaatttgttcGTTCCTTTCTGTATACCATCGCTGCTTGCTATTCTGAAGAATCATTACTATATTGATTCTTCACTTGCTCGCTCACTCACTCAAAACTTCTTCTTCTGGTTGCTAAAGTGAAAACTATAACTTATGAGTACATAGTAAGCTTCGTATCATTTGTTCACCGACAACTGAACTCTACTCAGGTTAGGGTTTCTCTCTTTCACGCAtcgctttcttcttcttcttcttcttctccttcttcttcttgcacCTTGTGAAGATCGATTCCTGTTTCTTAATGAGCAGGCATGGCATGCATTTTAAATCATCACTCCTGCCTAACTACATAGCAGCAagtctttcaatttatttcttccaATTCTCTCATTGCATCATatgcttattattaattaatatatcaacTTGCTTATTTTTGTTCGTTTTCCATTCTGCTTGCTTCGATGGAGTAAGTtttactttactttttttttaaaaaaaaaaaacattctcttGAATTTTAGGATGTCTGGGAAATTTGAGTTCTATCTAGATTTGTTACTTCAGCTTCattttgtagtttttatttatttattttctaggactggatttttaatttaatgctcTAGTTGAAATaactccttcttcttcttcttcttttgaatcTTGGCTCATTTTCTGGACAACTTAGGCAGCGTTAGAGAAGGAATTTGGAGTTGTTACCTATAATGACTGGGTGATTTCTGCTCTACAAAGTTTTTGCCTTTTCGACATGGAACTTTGCTTTCAGCTTCCTAAGTTCTTCCAGAATGTAAACCGAAGATGGCTTCTTGTACTCGGGGTGGTGGCTGTAACTCACACACTGTTTCAGTTTCTATTGCTTCCTTATGGAAATGCTCTTCGCTCTCTGTTTCCCAATGTAAATGATTCAATGTATGATAAAAGCAGCTTCGCTGTCATACAGTCTTCCAAAAAGTCTGTCATGGTCCGCTACCCTCTCACGGTTGATAAGTCGAGcttgaataattatttcaagtttgATGGGGTGCTAGAAAACGCTGATGATTCCAATGGTGGTGTAGAAGAGGGTCACGATGACGGAACAAAGAAAAATACTGAAGACACAGATCATGACTTTTCATCAGAGGAAGGGGACATGGAGGTCCTGGATGATGTCATCCAGCTTGAGGTGGATAGAGATTTGGAAGATGATTTTCCATCTGAGGATGTTAAGGATAGACATGAGACTTTTGCATCGGGCGGAGTCAAAACTGAAGAAAGTAACCCTGTCCTGAAATTGGCAAATGAAGCCAGATTCAACCTTCCTCTTGAGAGGAATGTGAAATCAGACCATGATATTCCGACAGACAATGtactgcaacaaaataaaagtcaaGCACATAAAGAGTTTGAGCATGTGAACTCTACTCTTCCTGTAGACTCTCAAGCAGTGGCTTCATCCACAAAGGCCACCTATTTGAAGTCAAATGGAAGTTCCTCTATTGGTCCTGCTGCCTTAAAAAGCGATTCTGCAGCCGCAAAAAATTATTCTGTAGTGCTGGCCAAAcctgggaaaaaaaagatgaggtgTGAGATGCCACCAAAATCAGTAACATTAATAGATGAAATGAACAGTATT includes:
- the LOC7488935 gene encoding probable glycosyltransferase At3g07620 isoform X2, with protein sequence METSALFQRLCLVEIRRLLMVIGVAIIVIILFQCFALPYGKGWSVSSADEDSVVMLISNPILSNSSKSSIRVFHIMTNGSDSSDLGEEARDEDEIENTDADYELSSNKIEQNDVLLKLGEMLGKSTDNTSSQEKSIETGSKHLKQVGETEILEATTSSTFGGIQSNVGTVPSVLLGISKKNGENRDRDSITSDSFFPTKVISLDHMETQTKNAELLQTISVTLNNNSTRDSISTLKRWEQSTSISQMNSLLLQSLVYSHSMPRRLSVRDRELLSAKLEIENAPRVDNPPGLYASAFRNISMFKRSYELMERMLKVYVYKEGEKPIFHQSKMRGIYASEGWFMKLIEGNKKFVVRDPRKAHLFYLPFSPHMLRTALFDHNSLNQKELAEFLKNYVDLVAKKYSFWNRTGGTDHFLVGCHDWASQMTRHHMRNCIRVLCNSNVAKGFKIGKDTTLPVTYIRSVENPLKELGGKSPSERPILAFFAGNMHGYLRPILLEYWENKEPDMKILGPMSRDIAGKRRYREYMKRSKYCICARGYEVHTPRVVESIFYECVPVIISDNYVPPLFEVLNWEAFSVFIQEKDIPNLRNILLSIPQEKYVAMQLGVKKVQQHFLWHKKPVKYDLFHMILHSVWHSRVFQMESK
- the LOC7458784 gene encoding uncharacterized protein LOC7458784; the encoded protein is MDPVSIHLRLARDEIMKMTDAAALEKEFGVVTYNDWVISALQSFCLFDMELCFQLPKFFQNVNRRWLLVLGVVAVTHTLFQFLLLPYGNALRSLFPNVNDSMYDKSSFAVIQSSKKSVMVRYPLTVDKSSLNNYFKFDGVLENADDSNGGVEEGHDDGTKKNTEDTDHDFSSEEGDMEVLDDVIQLEVDRDLEDDFPSEDVKDRHETFASGGVKTEESNPVLKLANEARFNLPLERNVKSDHDIPTDNVLQQNKSQAHKEFEHVNSTLPVDSQAVASSTKATYLKSNGSSSIGPAALKSDSAAAKNYSVVLAKPGKKKMRCEMPPKSVTLIDEMNSILVRHRRSSRSMRPRWSSARDQEILAARSQIESAPAVVHDRDLYAPLFRNVSKFKRSYELMERTLKIYIYKDGKKPIFHLPILKGLYASEGWFMKLMQGNKHFVVKDPRKAHLFYMPFSSRMLEYTLYVEQIISLLPAMTGYAFFVSLVVMAPYETRHHMEHCIKALCNADVTAGFKIGRDVSFPETYVRSARNPLRDLGGKPPSQRNILAFYAGNMHGYLRPILLKYWKDKDPDMKIFGPMPPGVSSGG
- the LOC7488934 gene encoding sugar transport protein 14; the encoded protein is MAGGFVDAGNLKRAHLYEYKITGYFIFACIVAALGGSLFGYDLGVSGGVTSMDDFLVEFFPDVYRRKHAHLRETDYCKYDDQVLTLFTSSLYFAALVSTFGASYVTRSRGRRASILVGAVSFFTGALVNAFAKNITMLIIGRCFLGAGIGFSNQAVPLYLSEMAPAKVRGAVNQLFQLTTCLGILVANFINYGTEKIHPWGWRLSLGLATVPATIMFVGGIFLPETPNSLVEQGKLEEARRVLEKVRGTTRVDAEFADLVDASNEARAIKHPFRNLLARKNRPQFIIGALAIPAFQQLTGMNSILFYAPVLFQSLGFSNDASLFSSVITNAALVVGALISMALVDKFGRRAFFLEAGTEMFFVMIAVTITLALKFGEGKPIPKGIGIFLVIAICLFVLAYGRSWGPLGWLVPSELFPLEMRSAGQSVVVCVNMIFTALIAQCFLISLCHLKYGIFLLFGGLIFIMSAFIFFFLPETKQVPIEEVYLLWQNHWFWKRIVGTGPSSASQV
- the LOC7488935 gene encoding probable glycosyltransferase At3g07620 isoform X1; its protein translation is METSALFQRLCLVEIRRLLMVIGVAIIVIILFQCFALPYGKGWSVSSADEDSVVMLISNPILSNSSKSSIRVFHIMTNGSDSSDLGEEARDEDEIENTDADYELSSNKIEQNDVLLKLGEMLGKSTDNTSSQEKSIETGSKHLKQVGETEILEATTSSTFGGIQSNVGTVPSVLLGISKKNGENRDRDSITSDSFFPTKVISLDHMETQTKNAELLQTISVTLNNNSTRDSISTLKRWEQSTSISQMNSLLLQSLVYSHSMKPRRLSVRDRELLSAKLEIENAPRVDNPPGLYASAFRNISMFKRSYELMERMLKVYVYKEGEKPIFHQSKMRGIYASEGWFMKLIEGNKKFVVRDPRKAHLFYLPFSPHMLRTALFDHNSLNQKELAEFLKNYVDLVAKKYSFWNRTGGTDHFLVGCHDWASQMTRHHMRNCIRVLCNSNVAKGFKIGKDTTLPVTYIRSVENPLKELGGKSPSERPILAFFAGNMHGYLRPILLEYWENKEPDMKILGPMSRDIAGKRRYREYMKRSKYCICARGYEVHTPRVVESIFYECVPVIISDNYVPPLFEVLNWEAFSVFIQEKDIPNLRNILLSIPQEKYVAMQLGVKKVQQHFLWHKKPVKYDLFHMILHSVWHSRVFQMESK
- the LOC7488935 gene encoding probable glycosyltransferase At3g07620 isoform X3, which encodes MTNGSDSSDLGEEARDEDEIENTDADYELSSNKIEQNDVLLKLGEMLGKSTDNTSSQEKSIETGSKHLKQVGETEILEATTSSTFGGIQSNVGTVPSVLLGISKKNGENRDRDSITSDSFFPTKVISLDHMETQTKNAELLQTISVTLNNNSTRDSISTLKRWEQSTSISQMNSLLLQSLVYSHSMKPRRLSVRDRELLSAKLEIENAPRVDNPPGLYASAFRNISMFKRSYELMERMLKVYVYKEGEKPIFHQSKMRGIYASEGWFMKLIEGNKKFVVRDPRKAHLFYLPFSPHMLRTALFDHNSLNQKELAEFLKNYVDLVAKKYSFWNRTGGTDHFLVGCHDWASQMTRHHMRNCIRVLCNSNVAKGFKIGKDTTLPVTYIRSVENPLKELGGKSPSERPILAFFAGNMHGYLRPILLEYWENKEPDMKILGPMSRDIAGKRRYREYMKRSKYCICARGYEVHTPRVVESIFYECVPVIISDNYVPPLFEVLNWEAFSVFIQEKDIPNLRNILLSIPQEKYVAMQLGVKKVQQHFLWHKKPVKYDLFHMILHSVWHSRVFQMESK